Proteins encoded by one window of Pseudochaenichthys georgianus chromosome 9, fPseGeo1.2, whole genome shotgun sequence:
- the LOC117452644 gene encoding scavenger receptor cysteine-rich type 1 protein M130-like: LDSLGLREKTPLHAWRFTVKSSADSVRLLGGTGLCSGRLEVNSDPSDPSWSSVCEADFDQQDAQVVCRQLGCGAPAVLQGALYGEGEAPMGTKEFQCGGHESALLDCSSASERSTCSPGTAVSLTCSEPGGVRLVGGESRCAGALEVEHEGEWRPVEGRFSLWTLKTAGVACRELDCGSAVSVGQREESSGRAAWRIRSLCVESGSPLRECAASRPSSSSLTLTCSDKLFQPNISVSSSMYGVSGPQQQGFQAFRGSTFTISCSIQPQYPGGSFLLSSSTHNYTQPAVNHSAHFLFPAAEPAHQGNYSCVYHVSAQDSSSESRLLSVTVTGVPSDPEPFIIRAVVLPLTQLLVLLVTVGLYFYCKATRGRRPSRQEDIELDYDDMGVPAEEEGAQGAE, translated from the exons ctggattcccttggcctccgggagaaaacgccactgcacgcgtggcgtttcactgtcaa GTCCTCTGCAGACTCTGTCCGGCTGCTGGGGGGGACCGGTCTGTGCTCAGGCAGACTGGAGGTGAACTCTGACCCGTCTGACCCGTCCTGGTCCTCCGTGTGTGAGGCTGACTTTGACCAGCAGGATGCTCAGGTGGTCTGCCGGCAGCTGGGCTGTGGGGCTCCTGCAGTCCTCCAGGGGGCGCTCTATGGAGAAGGGGAGGCTCCAATGGGGACCAAAGAGTTCCAGTGTGGAGGCCATGAGTCTGCTCTCCTGGACTGTAGCTCAGCCTCAGAGAGAAGCACCTGCTCACCTGGCACAGCTGTTAGCCTCACCTGCTCAG AGCCGGGTGGTGTTCGACTGGTGGGAGGAGAGAGTCGCTGTGCAGGAGCTCTGGAGGTGGAACATGAGGGAGAATGGAGACCAGTGGAGGGCCGTTTCTCTCTCTGGACCCTGAAGACAGCAGGAGTCGCCTGCAGAGAGCTCGACTGTGGCTCTGCTGTCTCTGTGGGACAGAGAGAGGAGTCCTCAGGGAGAGCTGCGTGGAGGATCAGATCTCTCTGTGTTGAGTCTGGATCTCCTCTGAGGGAGTGTGCAGCATCAcgtccctcttcctcctccctgaCTCTCACCTGCTCAG ataAGCTGTTTCAGCCCAACATCTCTGTGTCCTCCTCCATGTACGGGGTCTCCGGGCCCCAGCAGCAGGGGTTCCAGGCGTTCAGAGGCTCCACCTTCACCATCAGTTGCTCCATCCAGCCTCAGTACCCAGGAGGCTCCTTCCTGCTCAGCTCCTCCACTCACAACTACACCCagccagctgtcaatcactctgcccacttcctgttcccggCTGCAGAGCCCGCCCACCAGGGAAACTACAGCTGTGTTTATCATGTCTCTGCTCAGGACTCCTCCTCTGAGAGCCGTCTGCTCTCCGTCACCGTCACAG GTGTTCCATCAGATCCAGAACCTTTTATCATCCGAGCCGTCGTCCTGCCGCTGACTCAGCTGCTGGTGCTGCTGGTGACCGTCGGACTTTACTTCTACTGCAAG GCCACCAGGGGGCGGAGGCCGAGCCGACAGGAGGACATTGAGCTGGATTATGATGACATGGGTGTTCCTGCTGAAGAGGAAGGAGCTCAGGGAGCAGAGTAG